The following are encoded in a window of Harmonia axyridis chromosome 7, icHarAxyr1.1, whole genome shotgun sequence genomic DNA:
- the LOC123684637 gene encoding polyglutamylase complex subunit TTLL1, producing MRVTFCTDLDKSVVVTNCERRGWIQVGPDDEWNIYWAGTQTCRSLFSVDSGYRMNDNQIINHFPNHYELSRKDLLVKNIKRYRRELEKEGSLLAERGDASKYLHLDFIPITFVLPADYNMFVEEYRKTPQSTWIMKPCGRSQGSGIFLINKLSKLKKWSREAKTPFQQHLTKESYVISKYIDNPLLIGGKKFDLRLYVLVTSFRPLKAYQFRLGFCRFCTVKYDSSVAELDNMYVHLTNVSVQKHGGEYNSLHGGKLSVQNLRLHLESTRGKEVTETLFDQISWLIIHSLKAVAPVIATDRHCFECYGYDIIIDNKLKPWLIEVNASPSLTSTTANDRILKHKLLNNIFSLVTPPSGMPDVRWNKIPTEDALGDFELLIDEDLINLQDGDSHYLVKNSYKWK from the exons ATGCGTGTCACCTTTTGTACAGATTTGGATAAGAGTGTTGTAGTGACCAATTGTGAAAGGAGAGGTTGGATTCAAGTGGGGCCTGATGATGAATGGAATATTTACTGGGCTGGGACTCAAACATGTCGCAGCTTATTTAGTGTAGACAGTGGTTATCGTATGAATGATAATCA AATCATTAATCATTTTCCGAATCATTATGAACTTTCCCGTAAAGATTTGCTGGTGAAAAACATTAAAAGATATCGTAGAGAATTGGAAAAGGAAGGAAGTCTTCTAGCTGAAAGGGGGGATGCATCTAAATATCTTCATTTGGATTTCATACCGATTACATTTGTGCTGCCAGCAGATTATAATATGTTTGTGGAAGAATACAGAAAGACCCCACAGAGCACCTGGATCATGAAACCTTGTGGAAGATCTCAAGGTTCAGGTATTTTTCTCATAAATAAACTGTCAAAACTGAAGAAATGGTCGAGAGAAGCCAAAACCCCCTTTCAGCAACATTTGACAAAGGAAAGTTACGTTATCTCGaa GTATATAGATAACCCTTTGTTGATtggaggaaaaaaatttgatctccGCCTTTATGTTCTTGTCACATCATTCAGGCCACTGAAAGCCTACCAGTTTCGTTTGGGTTTCTGCAGATTTTGTACTGTGAAATATGATTCTAGTGTAGCAGAATTAGATAATATGTATGTCCATTTGACCAACGTATCTGTACAGAAGCATGGG ggAGAATATAACTCATTGCATGGTGGTAAACTAAGCGTTCAAAATTTACGTTTACACTTGGAAAGTACAAGAGGAAAAGAGGTTACAGAAACCTTGTTTGATCAAATAAGCTGGTTGATAATTCATTCCTTGAAAGCTGTAGCTCCTGTTATAGCTACAGACAGACATTGTTTCGAGTGTTACGGTTACGATATCATTATTGATAATAAATTGAAGCCATGGCTTATAGAG gtaaaTGCTTCACCCTCTCTGACCTCTACTACTGCCAACGATAGAATTTTGAAacataaattattgaataatatattttctttagTCACTCCACCTTCAGGAATGCCAGA tgttaGATGGAACAAAATACCGACAGAAGATGCTCTTGGAGATTTTGAGCTCCTTATTGATGAAGATTTGATAAATTTGCAAGATGGGGATAGTCATTATTTGGTGAAAAATAGCTACAAATGGAAATAA
- the LOC123684297 gene encoding E3 ubiquitin-protein ligase TRIM9 isoform X2: protein MEDELRCAFCKQLYSNPVLLPCYHALCLNCAIQIQTPPTQQVSQATSDNAESVASGSSGDYQESDKLSILSETDSGVVCTSRPNSYIGSPNGVIYSALSLICPLCSKVVYFDENGAYNLPRYRVMKNIVDKYGELRNFHLKCQMCESEPHNDATIMCEQCEILYCDSCRESCHPLRGPLAKHVLTESQRAFLMSKAKDGKCIEHGDEMLTMYCLVCKISVCAVCLMDTRHAAHDVQSLGMMCKAQKTELSHNLQQLSERAKSTTEFIQRLKGMSDKVNENCEDFEAIVTAQCDALIEAIHLRRAQLLECIRQDKEIRIRALKEQVTTCTSRLQQTTALLQFCIEALKETDSSAFLQVSSMLIGRVSNTDQSWHKEWTAPRVSPHFDLTLDDKSVLRAIEQLNFIQMKPPGAPTMMPEECSAENNSVTVAWRPPAHSHVEGYVLELDDGNGGDFREVYCGVETICTVDGLHFNSMYNARVKAFNNSGEGEYSELIGLQTAEVAWFTFDPILSGSGLQYSQEAMNVTGEGWEHMVALGSVGFSRGVHYWEFTIEKFNADTDPAFGIARIDVARDKMLGKDDKGWAMYIDRQRSWFQHAGAHEQRVEGGISAGSSIGVLLDLDQHTLSFFVNEEPQGNIAFRDLYGVFYPAISLNRGVSVTLHSALDAPSDVEET, encoded by the exons ATGGAGGACGAGTTACGTTGTGCATTTTGTAAACAATTATACAGTAATCCCGTGTTATTACCATGTTATCATGCATTATGCTTAAATTGTGCTATACAAATTCAAACACCTCCAACACAACAAGTATCCCAAGCCACTTCAGACAATGCAGAAAGTGTAGCCTCTGGCAGTTCAGGAGACTACCAAGAAAGCGACAAATTGTCGATATTAAGTGAAACAGACAGTGGAGTTGTTTGCACATCCAGGCCTAATAGTTATATTGGATCTCCTAATGGAGTTATATACAGTGCATTGAGTTTAATTTGCCCATTGTGCTCAAAAGTAGTGTACTTTGATGAAAATGGAGCATATAATTTGCCGAGATATAGAGTAATGAAAAACATTGTTGATAAATATGGAGAACTGAgaaatttccatttgaaatgCCAGATGTGCGAGTCTGAACCCCACAATGATGCCACAATTATGTGTGAACAATGTGAAATTCTTTATTGCGATTCTTGTAGAGAATCATGCCACCCTCTTAGGGGACCATTAGCAAAACATGTACTCACTGAATCTCAAAGAGCATTTTTGATGTCTAAAGCAAAAGATGGGAAGTGCATAGAACATGGAGATGAAATGTTGACAATGTATTGCTTAGTTTGTAAGATTAGTGTATGTGCAGTTTGCTTAATGGATACACGACATGCAGCTCATGATGTGCAAAGTCTTGGGATGATGTGTAAAGCTCAAAAg aCTGAATTATCTCACAATTTGCAACAACTTTCTGAACGTGCTAAGTCTACAACTGAATTTATTCAACGTCTTAAAGGAATGAGTGATAAAGTTAAT gAAAACTGTGAGGATTTTGAGGCCATTGTTACTGCTCAATGCGATGCTCTTATAGAAGCTATACATTTAAGACGAGCTCAACTCCTAGAATGCATTAGACAAGATAAGGAGATTAGAATAAGGGCCTTAAAAGAGCAAGTAACCACTTGTACGAGTCGGTTGCAACAAACTACAGCTTTACTTCAGTTTTGTATTGAGGCACTGAAAGAAACAGATAGTTCTGCTTTCTTACAA gtTAGTTCCATGTTGATCGGAAGAGTTTCAAATACAGATCAATCCTGGCATAAAGAGTGGACAGCACCACGTGTATCGCCTCATTTTGATCTCACCCTTGATGATAAATCTGTACTTAGAGCAATTGAACAGCTTAATTTTATACAAATGAAAC CACCTGGTGCTCCTACCATGATGCCAGAGGAATGTAGTGCTGAGAATAATTCCGTAACAGTTGCTTGGAGGCCTCCTGCTCACAGTCACGTTGAAGGATACGTTTTAGAATTAGATGACGGTAATGGGGGAGATTTTAgg GAGGTGTATTGCGGTGTAGAAACTATATGCACTGTTGATGGTCTACACTTCAATTCAATGTATAATGCAAGAGTCAAAGCGTTCAACAATTCTGGAGAAGGAGAATATAGCGAACTCATTGGTTTACAGACAGCCGAAG TGGCGTGGTTTACATTCGACCCTATACTGTCCGGCTCTGGCCTGCAGTATTCCCAGGAAGCTATGAATGTAACTGGAGAAGGTTGGGAACATATGGTAGCTTTGGGAAGCGTTGGTTTTAGCCGTGGCGTACACTACTGGGAATTCACAATCGAGAAATTTAATGCAGATACAGACCCAGCTTTTGGTATTGCAAGGATTGATGTAGCTAGGGATAAAATGTTAG GAAAAGATGACAAAGGATGGGCCATGTATATAGACAGGCAACGTTCATGGTTTCAACATGCTGGTGCTCATGAACAGCGTGTAGAAGGCGGAATCTCGGCAGGTTCCAGCATCGGTGTTCTTTTGGATTTAGATCAGCATACTCTTTCGTTTTTTGTTAATGAAGAACCACAAGGTAATATAGCTTTCAGAGATCTATATGGAGTTTTTTATCCTGCTATCAGTTTGAATAGAGGGGTAAGTGTAACTTTGCACAGCGCACTAGATGCTCCTTCAGATGTTGAGGAAACTTGA
- the LOC123684297 gene encoding E3 ubiquitin-protein ligase TRIM9 isoform X1 codes for MEDELRCAFCKQLYSNPVLLPCYHALCLNCAIQIQTPPTQQVSQATSDNAESVASGSSGDYQESDKLSILSETDSGVVCTSRPNSYIGSPNGVIYSALSLICPLCSKVVYFDENGAYNLPRYRVMKNIVDKYGELRNFHLKCQMCESEPHNDATIMCEQCEILYCDSCRESCHPLRGPLAKHVLTESQRAFLMSKAKDGKCIEHGDEMLTMYCLVCKISVCAVCLMDTRHAAHDVQSLGMMCKAQKTELSHNLQQLSERAKSTTEFIQRLKGMSDKVNENCEDFEAIVTAQCDALIEAIHLRRAQLLECIRQDKEIRIRALKEQVTTCTSRLQQTTALLQFCIEALKETDSSAFLQVSSMLIGRVSNTDQSWHKEWTAPRVSPHFDLTLDDKSVLRAIEQLNFIQMKPYVDGEERVPAAPGAPTMMPEECSAENNSVTVAWRPPAHSHVEGYVLELDDGNGGDFREVYCGVETICTVDGLHFNSMYNARVKAFNNSGEGEYSELIGLQTAEVAWFTFDPILSGSGLQYSQEAMNVTGEGWEHMVALGSVGFSRGVHYWEFTIEKFNADTDPAFGIARIDVARDKMLGKDDKGWAMYIDRQRSWFQHAGAHEQRVEGGISAGSSIGVLLDLDQHTLSFFVNEEPQGNIAFRDLYGVFYPAISLNRGVSVTLHSALDAPSDVEET; via the exons ATGGAGGACGAGTTACGTTGTGCATTTTGTAAACAATTATACAGTAATCCCGTGTTATTACCATGTTATCATGCATTATGCTTAAATTGTGCTATACAAATTCAAACACCTCCAACACAACAAGTATCCCAAGCCACTTCAGACAATGCAGAAAGTGTAGCCTCTGGCAGTTCAGGAGACTACCAAGAAAGCGACAAATTGTCGATATTAAGTGAAACAGACAGTGGAGTTGTTTGCACATCCAGGCCTAATAGTTATATTGGATCTCCTAATGGAGTTATATACAGTGCATTGAGTTTAATTTGCCCATTGTGCTCAAAAGTAGTGTACTTTGATGAAAATGGAGCATATAATTTGCCGAGATATAGAGTAATGAAAAACATTGTTGATAAATATGGAGAACTGAgaaatttccatttgaaatgCCAGATGTGCGAGTCTGAACCCCACAATGATGCCACAATTATGTGTGAACAATGTGAAATTCTTTATTGCGATTCTTGTAGAGAATCATGCCACCCTCTTAGGGGACCATTAGCAAAACATGTACTCACTGAATCTCAAAGAGCATTTTTGATGTCTAAAGCAAAAGATGGGAAGTGCATAGAACATGGAGATGAAATGTTGACAATGTATTGCTTAGTTTGTAAGATTAGTGTATGTGCAGTTTGCTTAATGGATACACGACATGCAGCTCATGATGTGCAAAGTCTTGGGATGATGTGTAAAGCTCAAAAg aCTGAATTATCTCACAATTTGCAACAACTTTCTGAACGTGCTAAGTCTACAACTGAATTTATTCAACGTCTTAAAGGAATGAGTGATAAAGTTAAT gAAAACTGTGAGGATTTTGAGGCCATTGTTACTGCTCAATGCGATGCTCTTATAGAAGCTATACATTTAAGACGAGCTCAACTCCTAGAATGCATTAGACAAGATAAGGAGATTAGAATAAGGGCCTTAAAAGAGCAAGTAACCACTTGTACGAGTCGGTTGCAACAAACTACAGCTTTACTTCAGTTTTGTATTGAGGCACTGAAAGAAACAGATAGTTCTGCTTTCTTACAA gtTAGTTCCATGTTGATCGGAAGAGTTTCAAATACAGATCAATCCTGGCATAAAGAGTGGACAGCACCACGTGTATCGCCTCATTTTGATCTCACCCTTGATGATAAATCTGTACTTAGAGCAATTGAACAGCTTAATTTTATACAAATGAAAC CATATGTAGATGGAGAAGAGAGAGTGCCAGCAG CACCTGGTGCTCCTACCATGATGCCAGAGGAATGTAGTGCTGAGAATAATTCCGTAACAGTTGCTTGGAGGCCTCCTGCTCACAGTCACGTTGAAGGATACGTTTTAGAATTAGATGACGGTAATGGGGGAGATTTTAgg GAGGTGTATTGCGGTGTAGAAACTATATGCACTGTTGATGGTCTACACTTCAATTCAATGTATAATGCAAGAGTCAAAGCGTTCAACAATTCTGGAGAAGGAGAATATAGCGAACTCATTGGTTTACAGACAGCCGAAG TGGCGTGGTTTACATTCGACCCTATACTGTCCGGCTCTGGCCTGCAGTATTCCCAGGAAGCTATGAATGTAACTGGAGAAGGTTGGGAACATATGGTAGCTTTGGGAAGCGTTGGTTTTAGCCGTGGCGTACACTACTGGGAATTCACAATCGAGAAATTTAATGCAGATACAGACCCAGCTTTTGGTATTGCAAGGATTGATGTAGCTAGGGATAAAATGTTAG GAAAAGATGACAAAGGATGGGCCATGTATATAGACAGGCAACGTTCATGGTTTCAACATGCTGGTGCTCATGAACAGCGTGTAGAAGGCGGAATCTCGGCAGGTTCCAGCATCGGTGTTCTTTTGGATTTAGATCAGCATACTCTTTCGTTTTTTGTTAATGAAGAACCACAAGGTAATATAGCTTTCAGAGATCTATATGGAGTTTTTTATCCTGCTATCAGTTTGAATAGAGGGGTAAGTGTAACTTTGCACAGCGCACTAGATGCTCCTTCAGATGTTGAGGAAACTTGA